One stretch of Amycolatopsis tolypomycina DNA includes these proteins:
- a CDS encoding MurT ligase domain-containing protein, whose product MAAGRLTSWLSRSSGLGRGGMIGGRVTLALDPRALRRLGRERTVVLVTGTNGKTTTSLMLTRALETLAEVAANSDGANMPDGVLAALTARPDAPYAVLEVDETYLPWVADQVRPAVLVLLNLSRDQLDRVGEVRATERDLRAAVAELGDTVVVANCDDVLVTSAASAAAKPVWVGAGRRWTGDSTACPRCEGRVETRGRHWSCCACGLARPEPAWTLDGELVRTPGGRHVDLDLRLPGEVNRANAALALAAAHRLGVPPHTAAARLRTITDIGGRYRTIRRSRHSVRLMLAKNPAGWVETLRVLDEDTPVVVAVNAQEADGRDLSWLWDVHFERLRGRQVVVTGERGADLSVRLCYAEVAHWAEPDPVTAIDALPPGAVELVANYTAFRDLVGRLPGG is encoded by the coding sequence GTGGCCGCCGGGCGGCTGACCTCGTGGCTCTCGCGCAGCTCCGGGCTCGGCCGCGGTGGCATGATCGGTGGCCGGGTCACTCTGGCCCTCGATCCGCGCGCCCTGCGGCGGCTCGGCCGGGAACGCACCGTCGTGCTCGTCACCGGCACCAATGGCAAGACCACGACCTCGCTCATGCTCACCCGCGCGCTCGAAACGCTCGCCGAGGTCGCCGCCAACAGCGACGGTGCCAACATGCCCGACGGTGTCCTCGCCGCCCTGACCGCTCGGCCCGACGCCCCCTACGCCGTTCTCGAGGTCGATGAGACCTACCTGCCCTGGGTTGCCGACCAGGTGCGGCCCGCCGTGCTCGTCCTGCTGAACCTGAGCCGCGACCAGCTCGACCGGGTCGGTGAGGTCCGCGCCACCGAACGCGACCTGCGGGCCGCCGTCGCCGAGCTGGGCGACACCGTCGTCGTCGCGAACTGTGATGACGTTCTGGTGACCTCCGCGGCGAGCGCGGCCGCCAAGCCCGTCTGGGTCGGCGCCGGGCGCCGGTGGACCGGGGACTCGACCGCGTGCCCGCGCTGCGAGGGCCGCGTCGAAACCCGTGGCCGGCACTGGAGCTGCTGCGCGTGCGGGCTCGCCCGGCCGGAACCTGCCTGGACGCTCGACGGCGAGCTCGTCCGGACGCCCGGTGGCCGCCACGTCGATCTCGACCTGCGGCTGCCCGGCGAGGTCAACCGCGCGAACGCCGCCCTCGCGCTCGCCGCCGCGCACCGGCTCGGCGTGCCGCCGCACACCGCCGCCGCGCGGCTGCGGACCATCACCGACATCGGCGGCCGCTACCGGACGATCCGGCGGTCGCGGCACTCCGTGCGGCTGATGCTGGCCAAGAACCCGGCCGGCTGGGTGGAAACGCTGCGCGTGCTGGACGAGGACACCCCGGTCGTCGTCGCGGTCAATGCCCAGGAAGCCGACGGCCGCGACCTGTCCTGGCTGTGGGACGTGCACTTCGAACGGCTCCGCGGGCGCCAGGTGGTCGTCACCGGCGAGCGCGGCGCCGACCTGTCCGTCCGGCTCTGCTACGCCGAAGTCGCACACTGGGCCGAGCCGGACCCGGTCACCGCGATCGACGCGCTGCCGCCCGGCGCCGTCGAGCTGGTCGCCAACTACACCGCGTTCCGCGACCTGGTGGGCAGGCTGCCCGGTGGCTGA
- a CDS encoding IclR family transcriptional regulator: MGPERGLEQSGTLERGLAVLEHVGRHQEISTNAIARQLGLSRSAAYRIVGTLKNLEYLEADQVTGRVRLGTRLVELGARAMAATDLHRCAPRYLASLAERSGETTYLAVPDNDTMVYVATERSASAVTLACRLGTRRPQHATSLGKAWLAALPEADRLERIRRMKLDSLTLKTIVDPHRLLDELAKTSRRGWAVDEVENEPDVGCVAAAVRDHSGRPIAAISIAGPAPRVLRRLDELGASVAGTAAALSLRLGYVRSRPA, from the coding sequence GTGGGACCTGAGCGCGGGCTTGAACAAAGCGGGACTCTCGAACGCGGCCTCGCCGTGCTGGAGCACGTCGGCCGGCATCAGGAGATTTCCACCAATGCGATCGCGCGGCAACTGGGGCTTTCCCGCAGCGCCGCCTACCGGATCGTCGGCACCCTCAAGAACCTCGAGTACCTCGAGGCCGACCAGGTCACCGGGCGGGTCCGGCTCGGCACCCGGCTCGTCGAGCTCGGGGCGCGGGCCATGGCCGCCACCGATCTGCACCGGTGCGCGCCTCGTTACCTGGCCTCGCTCGCCGAACGGTCCGGGGAAACCACCTACCTGGCCGTTCCCGACAACGACACCATGGTCTACGTCGCCACCGAACGCAGTGCCAGCGCCGTCACCCTCGCCTGCCGGCTCGGCACCCGGCGGCCGCAGCACGCGACCTCGCTCGGGAAGGCCTGGCTCGCCGCGCTGCCCGAGGCCGATCGGCTCGAACGCATCCGGCGGATGAAGCTGGACTCGCTCACCCTCAAGACCATCGTCGACCCGCACCGGCTGCTCGACGAGCTCGCGAAGACCAGCCGGCGCGGGTGGGCCGTCGACGAGGTCGAAAACGAGCCGGACGTCGGCTGCGTCGCCGCCGCCGTGCGGGACCACTCGGGGCGGCCCATCGCCGCCATCAGCATTGCCGGGCCCGCGCCGCGCGTGCTGCGCCGGCTCGACGAACTCGGCGCCTCCGTCGCCGGGACCGCCGCCGCCCTGTCCCTGCGGCTCGGGTACGTGCGGAGCCGGCCCGCCTGA
- a CDS encoding L-lactate permease, with product MTWIQDYQPAGGLWVSALLAALPIIVLLVSLGVIRFSAHLSAALALVTALGVALLLYRMPAALAFDSAAMGVVFGVWSVAWIAFHAVYFHNVTVATGRFDAIKRVLAGFSEDRRLQALLIAFSFGALLEGVAGGGSPIAITAAMMAALGFPPVKAVVLALLANTAPVAFGGLGNPLIVLGRLTAPIMHLKPDQATELFSAAVGRQVPVLALIIPAFLVVVLAGWKRMLEVWPAVLTAGLAFAAMQFVASNYISASLVDVLAALTAMAALWILTRFWQPATVWRFDGEEAVPAKSLGAAQAERGALYAWLPYVILILAIFLTRIGTIFKNLPTWLDLTKVLHKADWVFAWPGLHNHVVQHPPITAKNAPYAATLTVDFLFSPGTVALLAAVIAGFAMGGRPKLLLTTYRKTLHQMRWALATIFMILAIAFVMNYSGATQTLGLALATTGAVFPLFSAYIGWLGVFLTGSDASTNSLFGPMQVISAQQLDLNPILAGATNTSGGVMGKMISPQNLSIGATAIGQSGKEGSLLRQTFLWSLLLTAVVGVISLLQATILTAMIPSP from the coding sequence GTGACCTGGATCCAGGACTACCAGCCGGCGGGCGGGCTGTGGGTTTCCGCGCTGCTCGCCGCACTCCCGATCATCGTGCTGCTCGTGTCGCTCGGGGTGATCCGGTTCTCCGCGCACCTCTCCGCGGCGCTCGCACTGGTGACGGCGCTCGGCGTCGCCCTCCTGCTGTACCGGATGCCGGCCGCGCTGGCGTTCGACTCCGCCGCGATGGGCGTCGTGTTCGGCGTCTGGTCCGTCGCGTGGATCGCCTTCCACGCCGTCTACTTCCACAACGTCACCGTCGCCACCGGCCGGTTCGACGCCATCAAACGCGTGCTCGCCGGGTTCAGCGAGGACCGGCGGCTGCAGGCGCTGCTCATCGCGTTCAGCTTCGGCGCGCTGCTCGAAGGTGTCGCGGGCGGCGGGTCGCCGATCGCGATCACCGCGGCGATGATGGCCGCGCTCGGGTTCCCGCCGGTGAAGGCCGTCGTGCTGGCGCTGCTGGCGAACACCGCACCCGTCGCGTTCGGCGGGCTCGGCAACCCACTGATCGTGCTCGGCAGGCTGACCGCGCCGATCATGCACCTCAAGCCGGACCAGGCGACCGAGCTGTTCTCGGCAGCGGTCGGCCGTCAGGTCCCCGTGCTGGCGCTGATCATCCCGGCGTTCCTGGTCGTCGTCCTGGCCGGCTGGAAGCGCATGCTCGAGGTGTGGCCGGCCGTGCTGACCGCCGGACTCGCCTTCGCCGCCATGCAGTTCGTCGCGTCCAACTACATCAGCGCCAGCCTGGTCGACGTCCTCGCCGCGCTCACCGCGATGGCCGCGCTGTGGATCCTGACCCGGTTCTGGCAGCCCGCGACGGTGTGGCGCTTCGACGGCGAAGAAGCCGTCCCGGCCAAGAGCCTCGGCGCCGCGCAGGCCGAGCGCGGCGCGCTGTACGCGTGGCTGCCCTACGTCATCCTGATCCTGGCGATCTTCCTCACGCGGATCGGCACGATCTTCAAGAACCTCCCCACCTGGCTCGACCTGACGAAGGTGCTGCACAAGGCCGACTGGGTCTTCGCCTGGCCGGGGCTGCACAACCACGTCGTCCAGCACCCGCCGATCACCGCGAAGAACGCGCCGTACGCGGCCACGCTGACCGTCGACTTCCTGTTCTCGCCGGGCACGGTCGCGCTGCTCGCGGCCGTCATCGCCGGGTTCGCGATGGGCGGGCGGCCGAAACTGCTGCTGACGACGTACCGCAAGACGCTGCACCAGATGCGCTGGGCGCTGGCGACGATCTTCATGATCCTGGCCATCGCGTTCGTGATGAACTACTCGGGCGCGACGCAGACGCTGGGCCTCGCCCTGGCGACGACCGGCGCGGTCTTCCCGCTGTTCTCGGCCTACATCGGCTGGCTGGGCGTGTTCCTGACCGGCTCGGACGCGTCGACGAACAGCCTGTTCGGCCCGATGCAGGTGATCTCGGCGCAGCAGCTCGACCTCAACCCGATCCTGGCCGGCGCGACGAACACGTCCGGCGGCGTGATGGGCAAGATGATCTCGCCGCAGAACCTCTCGATCGGCGCGACGGCGATCGGGCAGAGCGGCAAGGAGGGCTCGCTGCTGCGGCAGACGTTCCTGTGGTCGCTGCTGCTCACCGCGGTGGTCGGCGTGATTTCGCTCCTCCAGGCGACGATCCTGACGGCGATGATCCCGTCGCCCTAG
- a CDS encoding HD domain-containing protein, which translates to MSSDGLASFGYELGLLKRIRRSGWWHAGVRDPESVGEHSLRAAQLAALIAAEEGASPERAAFLAVWHDTQETRTGDLPLTAGDYLRKPEPRQITADQTAALPERSRDLVREAVDEYETRVSPEALCAKDADKLEMLLQALEYRDIGVRPVDEWIESARKGLKTETARKIAEAALTLSPLSWRGR; encoded by the coding sequence ATGAGCTCAGATGGTCTCGCGTCCTTCGGCTACGAACTCGGGCTCCTGAAGCGCATCAGGAGGTCCGGCTGGTGGCACGCGGGGGTGCGCGACCCGGAGTCGGTCGGCGAGCACAGCCTCCGGGCCGCGCAGCTGGCCGCGCTGATCGCGGCTGAGGAAGGAGCGTCGCCGGAACGGGCGGCGTTCCTGGCCGTCTGGCACGACACGCAGGAGACGCGCACGGGCGACCTGCCGCTGACGGCGGGCGACTACCTGCGCAAGCCGGAACCGCGGCAGATCACCGCCGACCAGACGGCCGCGCTCCCCGAACGGTCACGGGACCTGGTCCGCGAGGCCGTCGACGAGTACGAGACCCGGGTTTCGCCGGAAGCGTTGTGCGCCAAGGACGCCGACAAGCTGGAGATGCTGCTGCAGGCCCTCGAATACCGGGACATCGGCGTCCGGCCGGTCGACGAGTGGATCGAGTCCGCGCGGAAGGGACTCAAGACCGAGACCGCGCGGAAGATCGCGGAAGCGGCGTTGACGTTGTCCCCGCTGTCCTGGCGAGGCCGCTAA
- a CDS encoding DUF1707 domain-containing protein: MAGSAPRADVRIGHDARAEATGKLDKALREGRIDLAEYERRVVVVQAAKVRKDLTPAVADLPDRISTADREWALVQLAGALIDGRLPASAYADAEELLNRAVTYADVKAVVGDLDAKASHAERDQAVTRIEAAVAGGLLDPAEQHDRLAAVRRATTDAQLAALVADLPAGAGGVRSPRASHADREAVVAQLQDAVEAGLLELSEFDERVRTVYAARLRDELARVVADLPSPSTSAEPAPPAEVARKRWVPTVRAGQRAAASAGIAFLPLYFLFLFLANSGFTSAAIVVGVGSAIVIVGLLAWGVRTVAAANALETARELSSETEETAEPAPVARREEAPPRKRSLGGHQGGLAALATLVLPDGTPVAITGGRDDTAKVWDLTDNTLRHTLNGHTHEVLGVSAMVLPDGVPVAVTVSPNRTAKVWDLRDGSPRGALPRPAKDMCGVRCFSLADRTPVAFAHNGFKALQTWDLRDHRLLHHCSDDHSFRKAVPVVLPGGTPVVVVAGGDGHVRVLDLKTGVMRFRLTGRTEPVSSIDTAVLPDGTPVAVCARADKTIRVWDLRSGAPLHTIAGLAHPKEAVVCTSLPDGTPVVVAADSQENTMAWDLRDGAVLPYRRALRGDVLGAVVLPDRTLVLGPATDHATVGVRRLG; this comes from the coding sequence ATGGCAGGCAGTGCACCTCGTGCGGACGTCCGCATCGGACACGACGCCCGCGCGGAGGCCACCGGCAAGCTGGACAAAGCGTTGCGGGAAGGCCGGATCGACCTGGCCGAGTACGAACGGCGAGTGGTGGTCGTGCAGGCGGCCAAGGTGCGGAAGGACCTGACGCCGGCCGTTGCCGATCTGCCCGACCGGATTTCCACCGCGGACCGGGAGTGGGCGCTGGTCCAGCTGGCCGGTGCCTTGATCGACGGGCGGCTCCCCGCAAGCGCTTACGCCGACGCCGAGGAACTGCTGAACCGGGCGGTGACGTACGCCGACGTCAAGGCCGTCGTCGGTGACCTGGACGCGAAGGCGAGTCACGCCGAACGCGATCAGGCCGTCACGCGCATCGAGGCTGCGGTCGCCGGTGGCCTGCTGGATCCGGCCGAACAGCACGACCGGTTGGCGGCCGTCCGGCGGGCGACGACCGATGCCCAACTCGCCGCCCTCGTGGCCGATCTGCCCGCGGGCGCGGGCGGGGTGCGTTCGCCGCGCGCGTCCCACGCCGACCGGGAAGCCGTTGTCGCGCAACTGCAGGACGCCGTGGAGGCGGGGCTGCTCGAACTGTCGGAGTTCGACGAGCGGGTGCGCACGGTGTATGCGGCCCGGTTGCGTGACGAGCTGGCGAGAGTGGTGGCGGACCTGCCGTCGCCGTCGACCTCCGCGGAGCCGGCGCCGCCTGCCGAGGTCGCCAGGAAGCGGTGGGTGCCGACTGTGCGTGCCGGCCAGCGGGCCGCCGCGAGCGCCGGTATCGCCTTTCTTCCTCTGTACTTCCTTTTCCTCTTCCTGGCGAACTCGGGCTTCACGTCCGCGGCCATCGTCGTGGGGGTGGGCTCGGCGATCGTGATCGTCGGGCTCCTGGCGTGGGGCGTCCGCACCGTCGCGGCCGCCAATGCCCTGGAGACGGCCCGAGAGCTTTCCTCGGAGACAGAAGAGACGGCAGAGCCGGCGCCGGTTGCCCGGCGGGAGGAGGCGCCGCCGCGCAAGCGGTCGCTGGGCGGGCACCAGGGCGGCCTCGCGGCACTGGCGACTCTGGTGCTGCCCGACGGCACCCCGGTGGCGATCACCGGCGGCCGGGACGACACCGCGAAGGTGTGGGACCTCACGGACAACACGCTGCGGCACACGCTCAACGGGCACACCCACGAGGTGCTGGGCGTTTCGGCCATGGTGCTGCCGGACGGTGTCCCGGTCGCGGTGACCGTCAGCCCGAACCGGACGGCGAAGGTGTGGGACCTCCGTGACGGGTCGCCGCGCGGGGCACTGCCGAGACCCGCCAAGGACATGTGCGGGGTGCGGTGCTTCTCGCTGGCCGACCGCACTCCGGTCGCGTTCGCCCACAACGGGTTCAAGGCGCTCCAGACGTGGGACCTGCGAGACCACCGGCTGCTCCACCACTGTTCCGACGACCACTCCTTCCGCAAGGCCGTCCCCGTGGTGCTCCCCGGCGGCACGCCGGTCGTGGTGGTCGCGGGCGGGGACGGACACGTCAGGGTGCTGGACCTGAAGACCGGGGTGATGCGGTTCCGGCTGACCGGCCGCACCGAGCCCGTCAGCTCGATCGACACCGCGGTGCTCCCCGACGGGACCCCGGTTGCCGTGTGCGCGAGAGCGGACAAGACGATCCGAGTCTGGGACCTGCGGAGCGGCGCCCCGCTCCACACCATCGCCGGCCTGGCCCACCCGAAAGAAGCCGTGGTGTGCACGTCGCTGCCGGATGGCACCCCGGTCGTGGTCGCCGCCGACTCCCAAGAGAACACGATGGCGTGGGACCTGCGGGACGGTGCCGTCCTGCCGTACCGGCGCGCGCTGCGGGGCGACGTCCTCGGTGCCGTCGTGCTCCCGGACCGGACCTTGGTCCTGGGGCCGGCCACCGACCACGCCACGGTGGGGGTTCGCCGGCTGGGTTAG
- a CDS encoding SDR family NAD(P)-dependent oxidoreductase — MTRRAVLGGGAAGAAAVLAAPTASAAPGGRLEGKVVLITGATSGIGRAAALAFAAQGARVGFCGRRAELGREVERELRGRGFYVQADVREPAQVESFVDAVARRWGRLDIAFNNAGITIAKPVHEISIDEWENVQRTNARGVFLAMKYEIPHLLERGGVIICTASSQAGHTRPGHAAYTASKRAIQGIANAAALDYGANGIRVLTIDPGTTDTAFVRRPGIPDDQWAQFKRAWGPLNVHGLPRMAEPSEIAAAVLALASPDFSYLTGTSVVVDGGLGTGRPMTMPQLG; from the coding sequence GTGACCAGGCGCGCTGTCCTGGGTGGTGGCGCGGCGGGGGCCGCGGCCGTGCTCGCCGCACCGACGGCGAGCGCGGCACCCGGGGGTCGGCTCGAGGGCAAGGTCGTGCTCATCACCGGCGCCACCTCGGGCATCGGCCGGGCGGCTGCGCTCGCGTTCGCGGCCCAGGGCGCCCGGGTGGGGTTCTGCGGACGGCGCGCCGAACTCGGTCGCGAGGTGGAGCGCGAGCTGCGTGGGCGCGGCTTCTACGTCCAGGCCGACGTCCGCGAGCCGGCGCAGGTCGAGTCCTTTGTGGACGCGGTGGCGCGCCGCTGGGGCCGGCTGGACATCGCGTTTAACAACGCGGGCATCACCATCGCCAAGCCGGTGCACGAAATCAGCATCGACGAATGGGAGAACGTCCAGCGGACCAACGCCCGCGGGGTGTTCCTCGCGATGAAGTACGAGATCCCGCACCTGCTGGAACGCGGCGGGGTCATCATCTGCACCGCTTCGTCGCAGGCCGGGCACACCCGGCCCGGGCACGCGGCGTACACCGCCAGCAAACGCGCGATCCAGGGCATCGCGAACGCCGCCGCGCTCGACTACGGCGCCAACGGGATCCGGGTGCTCACGATCGACCCCGGCACCACGGACACCGCGTTCGTCCGCCGACCCGGCATCCCCGACGACCAGTGGGCGCAGTTCAAGCGGGCGTGGGGCCCGCTGAACGTCCACGGCCTGCCGCGGATGGCCGAGCCGTCGGAAATCGCCGCCGCCGTGCTGGCCTTGGCGTCGCCGGACTTCTCCTACCTGACCGGAACCTCGGTGGTGGTGGACGGCGGCCTCGGCACCGGTCGCCCGATGACCATGCCGCAGCTGGGTTAG
- a CDS encoding RNA polymerase sigma factor gives MTVADTRSTVETVWRIESPRLIAGLARMARGDVGLAEELAQDALVAALEQWPESGVPRNPGAWLMTTAKRRAIDQFRRNERYAEKLEEVGRDQRLGDGVLPDFDAALDDHIEDDVLRLLFVACHPVLNTQARVALTLRMLGGLTTDEIARAFLVRESTIAQRIVRAKKALSAAKVPFEVPEGEERVARLSSVLEVIYLVFNEGYSATRGDDWMRPALCAEAMRLGRVLAGLMPGESEVHGLVALMELQASRAKARTGPNGEPVLLLDQDRARWDRLLIQHGLAALALSEQIAEGAYGPYSAQAAIAACHARARTAEETDWVRIAALYEGLGKLQPSPVIELNRGVAVAMAYGPAAGLEVVDAVADDPALKDYHLLPSVRGDLLEKLGRHAEAEQEFRRAAEMTENSRERALLLDRAAAVAG, from the coding sequence GTGACGGTTGCGGACACCCGGAGCACGGTGGAGACGGTCTGGCGGATCGAATCGCCGCGGCTCATCGCGGGCCTGGCCCGGATGGCCCGCGGCGACGTCGGGCTCGCCGAGGAGCTGGCGCAGGACGCCCTGGTCGCGGCGCTGGAGCAGTGGCCGGAGTCGGGCGTGCCGCGCAACCCCGGCGCGTGGCTGATGACCACCGCGAAGCGGCGCGCCATCGACCAGTTCCGCCGCAACGAGCGGTACGCGGAGAAACTCGAGGAGGTCGGGCGCGACCAGCGGCTCGGTGACGGCGTCCTGCCCGACTTCGACGCCGCGCTCGACGACCACATCGAGGACGACGTCCTCCGCCTGCTGTTCGTCGCCTGCCACCCGGTGCTGAACACCCAGGCCCGGGTGGCCTTGACGCTGCGCATGCTCGGCGGCCTGACCACCGACGAGATCGCGCGCGCCTTCCTGGTCCGCGAATCGACGATCGCCCAGCGGATCGTGCGGGCCAAGAAGGCCCTCTCCGCGGCGAAGGTGCCCTTCGAAGTGCCGGAGGGCGAAGAGCGCGTCGCCCGGCTGTCGTCCGTGCTCGAGGTCATCTACCTCGTCTTCAACGAGGGCTACTCGGCCACCCGCGGCGACGACTGGATGCGGCCGGCGCTCTGCGCGGAGGCGATGCGGCTCGGCCGCGTGCTCGCCGGGCTGATGCCGGGCGAGTCCGAGGTCCACGGCCTGGTCGCGCTGATGGAGCTGCAGGCGTCCCGCGCGAAGGCCCGCACCGGCCCGAACGGCGAGCCGGTGCTGCTGCTGGACCAGGACCGCGCCCGCTGGGACCGGCTGTTGATCCAGCACGGCCTCGCGGCGCTGGCGTTGTCCGAGCAGATCGCCGAAGGCGCGTACGGCCCGTACTCCGCCCAGGCGGCGATCGCGGCCTGCCACGCGCGGGCGCGGACGGCCGAGGAGACGGACTGGGTGCGGATCGCGGCCCTGTACGAGGGCCTCGGCAAGCTCCAGCCGTCCCCGGTGATCGAGCTGAACCGCGGGGTCGCGGTGGCGATGGCCTACGGACCGGCCGCGGGCCTGGAAGTGGTCGACGCGGTCGCCGACGATCCGGCGTTGAAGGACTACCACCTGCTGCCCAGCGTCCGCGGAGACCTGCTGGAGAAGCTGGGCCGGCACGCGGAAGCAGAGCAGGAGTTCCGCCGGGCGGCCGAGATGACGGAGAACTCCCGCGAGCGCGCCCTGCTGCTGGACCGCGCGGCGGCCGTCGCCGGCTGA
- a CDS encoding YciI family protein, with protein sequence MRFMVMVKASAESEAAGFQPSAEELAEMAEFNDRLFKEGRIVLAEGLTFSAEGVRVVFEGDAEPKVIDGPFAETKELIAGFWVLNGESLEEIVELMRQAPNPEAKGGVLEIRTISE encoded by the coding sequence ATGCGGTTCATGGTGATGGTCAAGGCCAGCGCCGAGTCCGAGGCCGCCGGGTTCCAGCCCAGCGCCGAAGAGCTGGCCGAGATGGCGGAGTTCAACGACCGGCTGTTCAAGGAAGGCCGGATCGTGCTCGCCGAGGGCCTGACCTTCAGCGCCGAAGGCGTGCGCGTCGTCTTCGAAGGTGACGCCGAGCCGAAGGTCATCGACGGGCCCTTCGCGGAGACGAAGGAGCTGATCGCGGGGTTCTGGGTGCTGAACGGCGAGTCGCTCGAGGAGATCGTCGAGCTGATGAGGCAGGCGCCCAACCCCGAGGCGAAGGGCGGCGTGCTGGAGATTCGCACGATCAGCGAGTAG
- a CDS encoding YciI family protein has translation MRFMVIVKTNETTDAQTPSAELLAEMGKFNEELVKAGVLLAGEGLAPSSEGARVVFSGTAEAPKVVDGPFTESKELVGGFWILECRDRDECVEWIKRMPNPEGQPGEVEIRRVAEASDFENMTPEVEALEGRLRAQAAGEA, from the coding sequence GTGCGGTTCATGGTGATCGTCAAGACGAACGAGACCACCGATGCCCAGACCCCCAGCGCCGAGCTGCTGGCCGAGATGGGCAAGTTCAACGAAGAGCTGGTCAAGGCCGGTGTCCTGCTCGCCGGCGAGGGCCTCGCGCCCAGCTCGGAGGGAGCCCGCGTCGTCTTCTCCGGGACCGCCGAGGCCCCCAAGGTCGTCGACGGCCCGTTCACCGAATCGAAGGAGCTCGTCGGCGGGTTCTGGATCCTCGAGTGCCGCGATCGCGACGAGTGCGTCGAGTGGATCAAGCGGATGCCGAACCCCGAGGGGCAGCCCGGCGAGGTCGAGATCCGGCGCGTGGCCGAAGCCTCCGACTTCGAGAACATGACGCCCGAGGTCGAAGCGCTGGAGGGACGGCTTCGCGCGCAGGCCGCCGGGGAAGCCTGA
- a CDS encoding small ribosomal subunit Rsm22 family protein — translation MAVLPDDLSSALDDELARHPVARLTQSVDRLSARYRQGDAATSPILTSEADVAAYAGYRMPATYAAVHAVLAEAASRAPRFEPRTQIDVGGGTGAAVWAAADVWPSLGKCTVLEQVAGAIGLGKRLAAGSGRAAVRDAEWRRGLVDPASPAPDADLVTLSYVLGELPDASRPDVVRWLAAKAGAVALIEPGTPAGYERIRAARAQLVELGLHVVAPCPHDAACPIVPGQDWCHFAARLPRSGLHRKLKAGTLGFEDEKFAYVVATRGTPERPDARIIRHPKKHKGWVALDLCTASEGLKPAVAVSKKQGPRYRAARDAEWGDGWSTA, via the coding sequence GTGGCGGTACTCCCCGACGACCTCTCCTCCGCGCTCGACGACGAGCTGGCCCGGCATCCCGTGGCCCGGCTGACCCAGTCCGTCGACCGGCTCAGCGCGCGCTACCGCCAAGGTGACGCGGCCACCTCGCCGATCCTCACCTCCGAAGCCGACGTCGCCGCGTACGCGGGCTACCGCATGCCCGCCACCTACGCCGCCGTGCACGCTGTGCTCGCCGAAGCCGCTTCGCGTGCTCCCAGGTTCGAGCCGCGGACTCAGATCGATGTCGGTGGTGGGACCGGTGCCGCCGTGTGGGCGGCCGCGGACGTGTGGCCTTCGCTCGGAAAATGCACCGTGCTGGAGCAGGTCGCCGGGGCCATCGGGCTCGGCAAGCGGCTCGCCGCCGGCAGCGGCCGGGCCGCCGTGCGGGATGCCGAATGGCGGCGGGGGCTCGTCGATCCCGCCTCGCCCGCTCCGGACGCCGATCTCGTCACGCTGTCCTACGTGCTCGGCGAGCTGCCCGACGCCAGCCGGCCCGACGTCGTGCGCTGGCTGGCCGCCAAGGCCGGGGCCGTCGCGCTGATCGAGCCCGGCACGCCCGCCGGGTACGAGCGGATTCGCGCCGCCCGCGCGCAGCTCGTCGAACTCGGCCTGCACGTCGTGGCGCCGTGCCCGCACGACGCCGCCTGCCCGATCGTGCCCGGCCAGGACTGGTGCCACTTCGCCGCGCGGCTGCCGCGGTCGGGGCTGCACCGGAAACTGAAGGCCGGCACGCTCGGGTTCGAGGACGAGAAGTTCGCCTACGTCGTCGCCACGCGAGGCACGCCGGAACGGCCGGACGCGCGGATCATCCGGCACCCGAAGAAGCACAAGGGCTGGGTCGCGCTCGACCTGTGCACGGCCTCCGAAGGCCTGAAGCCCGCGGTCGCCGTCTCGAAGAAGCAGGGCCCGCGGTACCGCGCCGCCCGGGACGCCGAATGGGGCGACGGCTGGTCCACCGCCTGA
- a CDS encoding dihydrofolate reductase family protein, which yields MGQVIAEISMSADGIVAGPDTSADHRLGKDGGLLHDWMFEGTDADHEVAAELFDGAGAFVVGRSMFDVGEEPWGDDGTFKKPVFVVTNRPHEPVVKGPTTFTFVTDGLESTLRQAKAAAGDDNVVLMGGGTTLRQFLLAGLVDELRLHVVPLLFGAGVRLFDAETGKHVKLARTAVHETPNATHLTFRVLRH from the coding sequence ATGGGGCAAGTCATCGCGGAGATCAGCATGTCGGCGGACGGCATCGTGGCCGGCCCGGACACCAGCGCCGACCACCGTCTCGGCAAGGACGGCGGCCTGCTGCACGACTGGATGTTCGAAGGCACCGACGCCGACCACGAGGTAGCGGCCGAGCTGTTCGACGGCGCCGGCGCGTTCGTCGTCGGCCGGTCGATGTTCGACGTCGGCGAAGAGCCCTGGGGTGACGACGGCACGTTCAAGAAGCCGGTCTTCGTCGTGACGAACCGGCCGCACGAACCGGTCGTCAAGGGCCCGACCACGTTCACCTTCGTCACCGACGGCCTCGAAAGCACGCTGCGGCAGGCGAAAGCCGCGGCCGGCGACGACAACGTGGTCCTGATGGGCGGCGGCACGACCCTGCGGCAGTTCCTGCTCGCCGGACTGGTCGACGAGCTGCGCCTGCACGTGGTCCCGCTGCTGTTCGGCGCCGGCGTCCGGCTGTTCGACGCCGAAACCGGCAAGCACGTGAAGCTGGCACGCACCGCGGTGCACGAGACGCCGAACGCCACCCACCTGACGTTCCGCGTGCTAAGGCACTAA